One genomic region from Fervidobacterium gondwanense DSM 13020 encodes:
- the hslU gene encoding ATP-dependent protease ATPase subunit HslU: MHDFDTLTPRQIVEELNKYIIGQNEAKKAVAIAIRNRIRRQRLPEEWRKEVIPKNILLIGPTGVGKTEIARRLAQLSGSPFLKVEATKFTEVGYVGKNVESMIRDLVEIAVNMVKQEKIKEVEPKIKELVEERILEALVPSKKQSVPFANIFGFQPQSEQPDEHDIRRRRAELREKLKNGELEDMEIEIDVEASTPGVGFVGIPDMEDMGIDFSQVLGNILPKQKKRRRMKISEARRVLAPIESEKVIDMDEVVQKALVLAQERGIIFIDELDKVAGGGQTHGPDVSRQGVQRDLLPIVEGTTVTTRYGPVRTDYILFIGAGAFHMTKPTDLIPELQGRFPIRVELEPLKEDDFIRILTEPENALVKQYKALLYTEGVELDFTQDAIRQIAKIAYQLNERLENIGARRLYTVVEKLLEDIMFQAPEVEEKKVVIDGEFVVKKLGEIVKDENISSYIL; the protein is encoded by the coding sequence ATGCACGATTTCGATACATTAACACCCCGTCAGATAGTAGAAGAGCTAAACAAATACATAATAGGGCAGAATGAAGCGAAAAAGGCTGTCGCTATCGCAATTCGTAATAGGATAAGAAGACAGAGGTTGCCAGAAGAATGGAGAAAAGAAGTAATACCTAAGAATATACTGTTAATAGGTCCAACAGGTGTTGGAAAGACCGAGATAGCAAGAAGATTGGCACAACTCTCAGGTTCTCCGTTTTTGAAAGTTGAAGCGACAAAGTTCACAGAAGTGGGCTACGTTGGAAAGAATGTAGAATCCATGATACGCGATCTTGTTGAAATCGCGGTCAATATGGTTAAGCAAGAGAAGATAAAAGAAGTAGAACCGAAGATTAAAGAACTCGTGGAGGAGAGAATTCTTGAGGCACTCGTCCCAAGTAAAAAACAGAGTGTACCATTTGCAAATATATTCGGTTTTCAACCGCAATCAGAGCAACCTGATGAGCATGACATTAGAAGGCGAAGAGCAGAATTAAGAGAAAAACTCAAGAATGGTGAATTGGAAGACATGGAGATCGAAATAGATGTTGAGGCGTCTACACCAGGCGTTGGATTTGTGGGAATTCCCGATATGGAAGATATGGGGATAGATTTTTCTCAGGTATTGGGAAATATTCTACCAAAGCAGAAGAAAAGAAGGAGGATGAAAATCTCCGAAGCTCGGAGGGTATTGGCACCTATTGAGTCAGAAAAGGTTATAGATATGGATGAAGTTGTGCAAAAAGCGTTGGTGCTCGCACAAGAGAGAGGAATCATATTTATTGACGAGCTTGATAAAGTAGCGGGTGGGGGGCAAACACATGGACCTGATGTTTCAAGACAAGGTGTGCAAAGAGACTTACTGCCAATAGTTGAAGGAACTACAGTGACAACAAGGTATGGACCAGTGAGAACCGATTATATACTCTTCATCGGAGCCGGGGCGTTCCACATGACAAAACCGACAGATCTCATCCCAGAACTGCAAGGAAGATTTCCTATAAGAGTTGAGCTTGAACCTCTAAAAGAGGATGATTTTATAAGGATATTAACTGAACCTGAAAATGCTCTTGTAAAACAGTACAAAGCGCTGTTGTACACCGAGGGTGTCGAGCTTGATTTTACTCAAGACGCGATACGACAGATAGCGAAGATCGCATATCAACTTAATGAAAGACTTGAAAACATAGGCGCAAGAAGACTGTACACCGTTGTTGAAAAGCTCTTAGAAGACATCATGTTCCAAGCACCTGAAGTGGAAGAAAAGAAAGTAGTCATCGATGGAGAATTTGTTGTAAAAAAACTCGGAGAAATAGTAAAAGACGAGAATATTTCATCGTATATCTTGTAA
- a CDS encoding carbohydrate ABC transporter permease: MFLLPALLVLSVFTFWPIGFSFVLSFFKWDFRNMKNPFFYGLGNYKEILKFDYPVKFSFYKGLIYSLLYIAIAFLTTMLVFAIVQFVIKRSRTRRDVLFIATYIAVVLIYLVLRQSLSLLAAILMFILFSAAIVYFWKKSTFTSLIKEHAWISAIIFIISYLVFEFQLSASLNNQSYGLIDYLLDASEKNLFAKALLNTTYYVILTVPIGLTLALLIALLLNNDIRFKAFFRTSFFIPFVTSSVAVGLIWKWIYNDDVGLLNYILTSMGLQPVKWLKDAKWTIPTVSIVSIWKSVGYNAMIFLAGLQNIDTFYYEAAEVDGANSMQKFFKITWPLLSPTTFFLLIVSVIGAFKVFQEVFILYDGLPGPYGNSGMTMVYYVFDLFYRQQRMGIASAAAYLLFLVILVFTFIQYKVGDKVVEYVS, from the coding sequence ATGTTCTTGCTGCCAGCTTTGCTGGTGCTGAGTGTATTTACATTCTGGCCAATTGGATTTTCCTTCGTTCTAAGTTTCTTTAAATGGGATTTTCGAAACATGAAAAACCCATTTTTCTACGGCTTAGGGAACTACAAAGAGATTCTTAAATTTGACTATCCTGTAAAATTTTCCTTTTACAAGGGATTAATCTACAGCTTACTCTATATTGCCATTGCATTCTTGACGACAATGTTGGTATTTGCCATTGTCCAGTTTGTAATCAAAAGAAGCAGGACGAGAAGAGATGTTTTATTCATAGCAACTTATATAGCTGTTGTTCTAATTTATCTTGTTTTACGTCAATCCCTCTCGTTACTGGCGGCAATTTTGATGTTCATATTGTTCTCGGCAGCAATCGTATATTTTTGGAAAAAATCTACGTTCACCAGTCTAATTAAAGAACATGCGTGGATTAGTGCTATTATATTTATTATTTCATACCTTGTCTTTGAGTTCCAATTGTCAGCAAGTCTAAACAATCAGTCTTATGGTCTAATAGATTACCTACTCGATGCCTCTGAAAAAAATCTCTTTGCAAAAGCACTTCTCAACACGACGTATTACGTTATCCTCACCGTTCCTATTGGCTTGACTTTAGCGTTGTTAATAGCACTTTTATTAAACAATGATATAAGGTTTAAAGCATTTTTCAGAACATCTTTTTTCATACCATTTGTTACATCAAGCGTTGCTGTTGGATTGATCTGGAAATGGATATACAACGATGATGTTGGATTGTTAAACTATATATTGACTTCAATGGGTTTGCAACCTGTCAAGTGGTTGAAAGATGCAAAGTGGACCATACCAACTGTGAGCATTGTTTCAATTTGGAAGAGTGTTGGATACAACGCTATGATATTCTTAGCAGGCCTGCAGAACATCGACACATTTTACTATGAAGCAGCGGAAGTGGATGGTGCGAATAGTATGCAGAAGTTTTTCAAAATAACATGGCCACTACTTTCTCCAACAACATTTTTCCTACTCATAGTATCTGTGATAGGTGCTTTCAAAGTCTTCCAGGAAGTATTCATACTCTACGATGGACTTCCAGGTCCTTACGGAAACAGCGGTATGACAATGGTTTACTACGTCTTTGATCTATTTTACCGACAACAGAGGATGGGTATAGCAAGTGCTGCAGCTTACCTACTATTCTTAGTAATTCTCGTCTTCACATTCATCCAGTACAAAGTTGGCGACAAAGTTGTAGAGTATGTCAGCTGA
- a CDS encoding carbohydrate ABC transporter permease codes for MRELKKLFIYVLLIIGTVVMIAPFAWMLVTSFKLPSEVNSWPPRWTTKSFLSSRIVKVVPSTGTVSTAKGLSLREALTFVSKKSTGLNLVVNDDPFYRGTLRIPLKNAKYSYGIDKQKLDEFIQKLELPQEFSNEYGTPEEFFESVFLYYKSGANPYFKRSEFTNNLLMTLDSLFDTIDTIMTFGIDRIVDDEERGNFENFLRAKQKDIEELKTKLEKFKAGTELVLSDKEIHEILSIINNYNFVYDGFNEISDNYNNVFRGGLGTYLQNIKFYTEVATYFGQIQSLVVDSDIIAVPMTKKERIELLIKRSEDLKDNKLLQEIVRNVPLNSVVEEFAKRLDDRILKEYELSSSELTSIKTLIGNLINIALENGIDVEKEASVSFENLTKRIEEVVGFNLSYMSTKSKLDAFAEEIDNSENLFKDITLNVQEMQNLRNIYESTIYAWKIKTAPAFVKDILVKEGKNVEIVMEGVHPVYFVDDNIQTVSLTFMFSEVVKNIFQNYVDAWNAAPFGRYYANTIFVAVVTTILEVIISAMAAYAFSWMNFPGKKILFSIFLATMMVPGEVLLVPNFITVTKLGWIDTYYALIVPWVVSVFSIFLMRQHFMSIPTELFDAAKIDGSSHWRFLWQIVVPLSKPVVITSALLKFVGSWNAFLWVLIVTNSPKYRTLTVGLQAFSSEVGTLYNMLMAAATFSILPVVVIFLFTQKYFVRGIARTGLK; via the coding sequence ATGAGAGAGCTTAAAAAGTTGTTCATATATGTGTTGTTAATTATTGGAACTGTTGTCATGATAGCACCTTTTGCCTGGATGCTTGTAACTTCTTTCAAGCTTCCTTCTGAAGTAAATTCTTGGCCCCCAAGATGGACTACAAAATCATTTTTATCAAGTAGGATTGTAAAAGTAGTTCCCTCTACAGGTACTGTCTCGACAGCCAAAGGATTGAGTCTTAGAGAAGCGCTTACATTCGTTTCTAAAAAAAGCACTGGTTTGAACCTTGTCGTAAACGATGATCCGTTTTATAGAGGAACACTTCGGATACCATTGAAGAATGCGAAGTACAGCTATGGTATAGACAAGCAAAAGCTTGACGAGTTTATTCAAAAACTCGAGTTACCTCAAGAATTTAGCAACGAGTATGGTACTCCAGAAGAGTTTTTTGAAAGTGTGTTTCTGTATTACAAGAGTGGAGCTAACCCATATTTCAAAAGGTCTGAATTTACAAACAACTTACTTATGACACTAGATTCTCTCTTTGATACGATAGATACTATAATGACTTTTGGTATAGATAGAATAGTAGATGATGAAGAAAGAGGCAATTTTGAGAACTTCTTGAGAGCAAAACAGAAAGATATCGAAGAGCTGAAAACAAAACTTGAGAAATTTAAAGCAGGTACTGAGCTTGTTTTGAGTGATAAAGAGATACACGAAATTCTGAGTATCATTAATAATTACAACTTCGTTTACGATGGTTTTAATGAGATAAGCGATAATTATAATAACGTTTTCAGAGGTGGTTTGGGCACATATTTACAAAACATAAAATTCTACACAGAGGTTGCTACTTACTTTGGACAAATACAGTCTCTTGTTGTTGACAGCGATATTATCGCAGTACCAATGACGAAAAAAGAACGAATTGAGCTACTTATTAAGCGTTCAGAAGACTTGAAAGACAACAAATTGTTGCAGGAGATAGTTAGAAACGTTCCACTGAATAGTGTCGTTGAAGAGTTTGCAAAGAGATTGGATGATAGGATTTTGAAAGAGTATGAACTGAGTTCCAGCGAATTGACAAGTATAAAGACATTGATAGGAAATCTTATTAATATAGCACTTGAGAATGGAATAGATGTAGAAAAAGAAGCATCAGTATCGTTTGAAAATCTAACAAAAAGAATAGAAGAGGTTGTAGGCTTCAATTTGTCGTACATGTCAACAAAATCTAAACTTGATGCTTTTGCTGAAGAGATAGATAATTCTGAAAATCTATTCAAGGACATTACATTGAACGTTCAAGAGATGCAAAATCTGAGAAATATATACGAGAGCACTATATATGCATGGAAAATAAAAACTGCGCCAGCTTTTGTAAAAGATATTCTTGTAAAAGAAGGAAAGAATGTTGAGATAGTCATGGAAGGTGTCCATCCTGTTTATTTTGTCGATGACAATATTCAAACTGTTAGCCTGACCTTCATGTTTTCAGAAGTTGTCAAAAACATCTTTCAGAACTACGTTGATGCTTGGAATGCTGCGCCATTTGGACGGTATTACGCAAACACAATATTCGTTGCCGTTGTGACGACGATTCTCGAAGTCATTATTTCAGCAATGGCTGCTTATGCATTTTCATGGATGAATTTCCCTGGGAAGAAGATTCTTTTCAGCATATTCTTAGCTACAATGATGGTACCGGGAGAGGTCTTGCTTGTGCCGAATTTTATAACAGTAACTAAGCTTGGATGGATTGACACGTATTACGCCCTTATCGTTCCATGGGTTGTCAGCGTATTTTCTATATTTCTGATGAGACAGCATTTCATGAGTATTCCAACAGAACTCTTTGATGCTGCAAAGATAGATGGCTCGTCGCACTGGAGATTTTTGTGGCAAATAGTTGTTCCTTTAAGTAAACCTGTTGTCATAACCAGTGCATTGTTGAAATTTGTAGGAAGCTGGAATGCGTTCTTGTGGGTTCTGATAGTAACTAATAGTCCAAAATACAGAACACTAACTGTTGGACTTCAAGCATTTAGCTCAGAGGTTGGTACTCTCTACAACATGTTGATGGCTGCCGCAACGTTTAGTATACTGCCAGTTGTTGTTATATTCCTTTTCACACAGAAGTATTTCGTAAGAGGTATTGCAAGAACCGGATTAAAATAA
- a CDS encoding MFS transporter, whose protein sequence is MYNKTMKLSVLEGALYTLAFNATQGFVYSTLALYYDFDPLLVSVLAVLPATSQLIQFLTPMIYKLIPSKQKAIFWLALIARTGFIVLPISIIGRIRNDIIVAVPFVLFSVLNSLVGSLWTSAMKNIVPEEQRNRYFGMRNTIATFAGLIAWVLYSLILQYFERELALLLIYSVSSVIFIVTAYLLYLHDIPETKVAEYSLLMPLGTLRNKKFRNFLLFVFIWNFAIQFAGPFFSYFEVSQLKVPYSYLGVLNVVNSVLAMFFYTFYGKVTSNIGEKNMIRYGITLALGIPFLYSIMTPSNYKYLLLIDVTVAAMAWSAINLAYFTLLLRIVDEPSEVYISMHAFVAGVASLIASLAGGFTLKAIRDVTIGNLTGYNIMFMLAFILRLAALIYFIKMDIGESHRPLKFSEISQIFLRRHKE, encoded by the coding sequence ATGTACAACAAGACGATGAAACTTTCTGTTTTGGAAGGAGCCCTTTACACACTTGCATTCAACGCCACACAGGGGTTTGTATATTCAACCCTTGCTCTTTACTATGACTTTGATCCGCTACTTGTTTCAGTTTTAGCGGTTTTACCAGCAACGTCACAATTGATACAGTTTCTAACTCCCATGATATACAAATTGATACCGTCAAAACAAAAGGCTATATTTTGGCTTGCACTAATTGCACGAACAGGATTTATCGTTCTGCCTATCTCAATAATTGGAAGGATTAGGAACGATATTATCGTTGCGGTTCCTTTTGTTCTTTTCAGTGTACTTAACAGCTTAGTTGGTAGTCTATGGACCTCCGCAATGAAAAATATAGTTCCTGAGGAGCAGAGGAACAGGTATTTCGGCATGAGGAATACTATTGCAACTTTTGCAGGTCTAATTGCGTGGGTTTTGTATTCTCTAATTCTTCAGTACTTTGAAAGAGAACTTGCATTGTTGCTGATCTATTCCGTTTCATCTGTGATATTTATAGTAACGGCATACCTTTTATATTTACACGATATACCAGAGACAAAAGTTGCAGAGTATAGTTTATTGATGCCACTTGGAACTTTGAGAAACAAGAAGTTTCGGAATTTCTTGTTGTTTGTATTTATATGGAATTTTGCAATTCAATTTGCTGGCCCGTTCTTTAGCTATTTCGAGGTTTCTCAATTGAAGGTTCCTTATTCATATCTTGGTGTACTCAATGTTGTGAATTCAGTCCTTGCTATGTTCTTTTACACTTTCTATGGAAAGGTAACGAGCAACATTGGTGAAAAGAATATGATAAGGTACGGTATTACACTTGCTCTCGGAATACCGTTTCTGTATTCAATTATGACTCCGAGCAACTATAAGTATTTGCTCTTGATTGATGTGACTGTTGCCGCGATGGCTTGGAGTGCTATAAACCTCGCATATTTTACTTTGCTTTTAAGAATAGTAGATGAGCCGAGCGAGGTATACATATCCATGCATGCTTTTGTCGCAGGCGTTGCATCTCTGATAGCCTCACTTGCTGGTGGCTTTACCTTGAAAGCAATTAGAGATGTCACTATTGGAAATTTAACAGGTTACAACATCATGTTCATGTTGGCATTCATTCTGAGGCTTGCAGCTTTGATATATTTCATAAAGATGGATATCGGAGAAAGTCACAGACCTCTAAAGTTTTCTGAAATTAGTCAGATATTTCTAAGAAGACACAAGGAGTAA